Part of the Nitrospirae bacterium YQR-1 genome is shown below.
CCTACGAGCGACAATCCAGTCTTTTCTCTGCATCATTAGATGATAAAAAAACTCTGCCGGAGTTAACTACATAAGCAATTAGATTAATTTAGGAATAAACGCTTACCCAACAAAGTTAGACGATTGAATTGACTGCAACTTGGTATTACCCCTCTCTATTGCTCATATAACATATCAAGCAGTTTACTGAACGTGTCAATAACTCTTTTTCGTTTAAGTTTGAGTGAGGGCGTCAGGAATCCATCTGATACCGTAAGGTGGCCGCTGTGGATATAGAATTTTTTTATCGTTTCAAAAGAAGCAAGGTTCTCATTTACATTGTCAATGCTTTTGCGGACAATTTCATCTATGGCTGCGTGTTTAGTTAGTTCATCGAAACCGGAAAAATGAATCCCTATGGTGTTAGCATAAGATTTAACAGCTTCCTCTTTAAGAGTAACCAATGCGGTAAGATATTTTCTCTCATCACCATATAACACAATGTGTTCAATAAACGGGTCGTCCTTAAACATTGCCTCTATCAACTGAGGGGAGATGTTTTTACCTCCGGAGGTTACGATTATCTCTTTTTTTCTGCCTTTTATTTTTAAAAACCCACGCTCGTTAAAAACCCCGAGGTCTCCGGTTTTAAACCATCCATCCACAGTAAATGCCTCGGAGGTAGCCTCAGGGTCTTTGTAGTACTGAGCAAATATGTTAGGCCCTTTAGCCAAAATTTCACCGTCTTCCGCTAATTTTAACTCCACATGTGGAAAAGGTTTTCCGACAGAGTTAAAGTCAAAATCATCTCTTCTGTTCATCGTAAGAGTGGGAGAGCATTCAGTAAGGCCATAGCCCTCAATTATAAGCATTCCGGCTTTCAAGAAAAACTCCTTTGCCTCAATTTTAAGGCCGGCGCCGCCGGAGAGGCAAAAACTAAGTTTCCCTCCTGTTAGCTCGTGCAGTTTATCTATCTGGGAATTTATGTCGGATGACGTGTTTTTTGAGTCAAGATACAATTTTTCCCAGTATGCCGGAACACTCATAAAGACGGTGGGTTTAACCTCAGGCATTATTTTAAGCACCTCCCATGGAGTTGTCAGATAAGTTGTAAACCCCAAGGTGTTGCCAAGGCCGTACTCTCCCCAGCCGAATATGTGAGACATAGGAAGCCATAGTAAATCAACCCGCTGCTTGGGAATAAGTACCCCAAGTACATCTACCCAATCA
Proteins encoded:
- a CDS encoding long-chain fatty acid--CoA ligase — encoded protein: MNSKPQYKSEAVVLYERGNEMPHIPRFMSPEGNGGWRTTTWGDFLKNSSALALYMKSLGAGPGVKVSIFAKNRIEWTFSLMAIHACRGIFVPVYHSNTPAEAEFIINHSDAQLLITENDMLPVVLQILPGIPGVKHIIVMGTFGDALKILEPVRSQVPESYKEFESKSVFFEDALSEGCAILNSKQDGFKKLALEVNLDDVATILYTSGTTGRPKGVVLTHENLYRNAADWVDVLGVLIPKQRVDLLWLPMSHIFGWGEYGLGNTLGFTTYLTTPWEVLKIMPEVKPTVFMSVPAYWEKLYLDSKNTSSDINSQIDKLHELTGGKLSFCLSGGAGLKIEAKEFFLKAGMLIIEGYGLTECSPTLTMNRRDDFDFNSVGKPFPHVELKLAEDGEILAKGPNIFAQYYKDPEATSEAFTVDGWFKTGDLGVFNERGFLKIKGRKKEIIVTSGGKNISPQLIEAMFKDDPFIEHIVLYGDERKYLTALVTLKEEAVKSYANTIGIHFSGFDELTKHAAIDEIVRKSIDNVNENLASFETIKKFYIHSGHLTVSDGFLTPSLKLKRKRVIDTFSKLLDMLYEQ